In a genomic window of Sporosarcina trichiuri:
- the asd gene encoding archaetidylserine decarboxylase (Phosphatidylserine decarboxylase is synthesized as a single chain precursor. Generation of the pyruvoyl active site from a Ser is coupled to cleavage of a Gly-Ser bond between the larger (beta) and smaller (alpha chains). It is an integral membrane protein.), with translation MKKRLLKKFVELTGSPVASALLRQISASRLSRPLISVYSKAYCIDESEIEHPRTSYGSLQHYFTRRLRTGARPFDPSPEALVSPADGFLSSFGRVEDGHQFTIKGHTYSINQIFMDEQRASQYKNGWYFVFYLSPADYHHFHYPADGTVTSRYALGTVSYPVNGFGLTHGDRPFETNYRLITELSSQFDKLALVKVGALNVNSVQLYSSDKQAVKGEDFGFFSFGSTILLFTAGDSPFTPAVGHPGPVRTGETIGYWQ, from the coding sequence ATGAAAAAAAGATTGCTGAAAAAATTTGTCGAACTGACCGGCAGCCCGGTTGCTTCCGCACTGCTGCGGCAAATTTCCGCCTCCCGCCTGAGCAGACCGCTGATTTCCGTCTATTCGAAAGCATATTGTATAGATGAAAGCGAAATCGAGCACCCGCGAACTTCCTACGGCAGCCTGCAGCACTATTTCACGCGCCGGCTGCGCACTGGTGCCAGACCGTTCGATCCGTCGCCGGAAGCACTCGTCTCACCTGCGGACGGCTTTCTGAGTTCGTTCGGCCGTGTTGAAGACGGGCACCAATTTACAATAAAAGGTCATACCTACAGTATAAATCAAATCTTCATGGATGAACAGAGGGCATCCCAATATAAAAACGGCTGGTATTTCGTCTTCTACCTGTCACCTGCGGATTACCATCATTTCCATTACCCCGCTGACGGCACTGTCACCAGCCGCTATGCACTCGGGACTGTTTCCTATCCGGTGAACGGCTTCGGGCTGACACACGGCGACCGGCCATTCGAGACAAATTACCGCCTGATCACTGAACTGTCTTCACAATTCGACAAACTGGCACTTGTCAAAGTGGGTGCTCTTAATGTAAACTCCGTACAGCTCTATTCATCTGACAAACAAGCGGTCAAAGGGGAAGATTTCGGATTCTTCTCATTCGGCTCGACGATTCTCCTGTTCACTGCAGGCGACTCCCCATTCACGCCGGCGGTCGGACATCCAGGCCCCGTCCGGACGGGCGAGACGATCGGATATTGGCAGTAA
- the cydD gene encoding thiol reductant ABC exporter subunit CydD, which yields MDRDLLRFSGGRKVFFLTGVLTVLQAAAIIVQALSLSSAITRLFQGAEWKGAAGSFALFFAAHAVRHFLQWAKERIAFRFADRIARSYQDQLTDALMKDGTGMVARQGTGSLLTLTLEGVPKFRKYVELFIPRSVAMGVTPLVILIYIFTADIMSGVTLLIVMPILVVFMILIGMLTQKKVDDQMGTYRQLSTHFADSIQGIETLKFLGRSKSHERNIAEVSDKYRIATNRSLRYAFLSSFALDFFSSLSVALVAVELGLRLINGGIGLEAALFILILAPEYFQPVRDLGSDFHATMDGKDAAAEIRRLLADSAAAATEAGPELPAGSAAERFTAEHIGRIGDHGLEITRDLSFSITGKQKVGIVGASGSGKSTLIDMLAGFTSPDSGLFRVGTVESASLKHPSWRSQVTYIPQHPTIFSDTLAGNIRFYHPQASDAEVEEAARKAGLSALAAELPGGYGEMIGQGGRPLSGGEEQRVAIARALLDESDVLLLDEPTAHLDIETEHEVKQLLLPLLEDRLVFFATHRLHWMKEMDWILVMEDGQIAEQGTHEELLAQNGVYSKLAAAQREGMIA from the coding sequence ATGGACCGGGACCTTCTGCGGTTCAGCGGCGGCAGGAAAGTGTTTTTCCTGACAGGTGTGCTGACCGTCTTGCAGGCGGCAGCAATCATCGTGCAGGCACTATCCCTGTCTTCAGCCATCACCCGCCTGTTCCAGGGGGCTGAGTGGAAAGGGGCCGCTGGGTCGTTCGCGCTGTTTTTCGCTGCTCACGCAGTCCGCCACTTCCTACAATGGGCGAAGGAGCGGATTGCATTCCGCTTTGCCGACCGCATCGCGCGTTCCTATCAGGATCAGCTGACGGACGCACTGATGAAGGACGGCACAGGCATGGTTGCAAGACAGGGCACCGGTTCCCTGCTGACACTGACATTGGAAGGGGTCCCGAAATTCCGGAAATACGTCGAGCTGTTCATCCCCCGTTCGGTGGCGATGGGGGTCACGCCGCTCGTCATCCTGATCTACATCTTCACTGCCGACATCATGTCGGGTGTGACCCTTCTGATTGTCATGCCGATCCTCGTCGTGTTCATGATCCTGATCGGCATGCTGACACAGAAGAAAGTCGACGATCAGATGGGCACCTACCGGCAGCTGTCCACCCATTTCGCGGATTCCATCCAGGGGATCGAGACACTGAAGTTCCTCGGACGGAGCAAATCGCATGAGCGCAATATCGCAGAGGTGAGCGACAAATACCGCATTGCGACCAACCGGTCCCTCCGGTATGCGTTCTTGTCGTCGTTCGCGCTCGACTTCTTCTCAAGCCTGTCCGTCGCACTCGTCGCGGTCGAGCTCGGACTGCGCCTCATCAACGGCGGCATCGGCTTGGAAGCTGCGCTGTTCATCCTGATCCTGGCGCCCGAGTATTTCCAGCCGGTCCGTGATCTCGGCAGCGATTTCCATGCGACGATGGACGGGAAGGATGCAGCTGCGGAAATCCGCCGGCTGCTCGCAGACAGTGCGGCTGCCGCAACGGAGGCCGGTCCGGAACTGCCAGCCGGGTCGGCGGCTGAACGATTCACCGCCGAGCATATCGGCAGAATCGGTGACCATGGTCTTGAAATCACACGGGATCTGAGTTTTTCGATAACCGGTAAACAGAAGGTCGGGATCGTCGGCGCCTCCGGATCGGGGAAGTCCACGCTCATCGATATGCTTGCGGGCTTCACTTCACCCGATTCAGGACTGTTCCGGGTGGGTACGGTGGAGAGTGCTTCCCTGAAGCATCCTTCGTGGCGCAGCCAGGTGACCTATATCCCGCAGCATCCGACAATCTTTTCCGACACCCTCGCCGGCAACATCCGCTTCTATCATCCGCAGGCCAGTGATGCGGAAGTGGAAGAGGCGGCACGGAAGGCAGGGCTGTCCGCTCTGGCTGCCGAGCTGCCGGGCGGATACGGGGAGATGATCGGTCAGGGCGGCCGGCCGCTGTCGGGCGGCGAAGAGCAGCGGGTCGCCATTGCAAGGGCACTCCTTGACGAATCGGATGTGCTCCTGCTCGATGAGCCGACCGCGCATCTGGATATTGAGACGGAACACGAAGTGAAGCAGCTGCTGCTGCCGCTTCTCGAGGACCGGCTCGTGTTCTTTGCGACACACCGGCTGCACTGGATGAAGGAGATGGACTGGATCCTTGTGATGGAGGACGGACAAATCGCTGAACAGGGGACGCATGAAGAGCTGCTAGCGCAAAATGGTGTCTACAGCAAGCTTGCGGCCGCACAGCGGGAAGGGATGATTGCATGA
- the cydC gene encoding thiol reductant ABC exporter subunit CydC — MNHVTGFVTPYVKKYWKLMSSSVLLAFLSLLSASLLIFVSGYLISRSSERPETILLVYVPIVLVRAFGLSRAVFSYAERMTGHNAVLKVLSDMRIRLYRALEPQALFIRSRFKRGDLLGTLADDIEHLQDVYIRTIFPVVSGLVLFLFATVSLSVFDWKFGLFIGLCLSVFVFVYPLYSLRIRKRHMQRSKQQHTRLYHTLGDAVYGIRDWLISSRSADFLEKFGAERDASYSTDLDITRKDQARTLQLQLFSGIITVVVGIWAGIQAADGVITPVYIAAFTLVTLPIIEALIPISNAMERIPAYEEAFTRLRFTEETASQIRETEDPLPVPAGPVGISISGASYSYQEGARKALSDMTLSIGQGERIAVLGKSGAGKSTFLNLLLGALEPDAGTIAIAGQPPSSYGDHIHQLVSVLNQKPYLFGTTIENNLRLGKPDASAEELDAAIRQVGLEEYIRRLPDGLQTQTEEAGRRFSGGERQRLALARILLNDTPVVIVDEPSVGLDPETERNLIRTMLDSLKGKTVIWITHHLMGMELMDRIIFLEDGRIAQEGTHEELLRKSGRYHRLVELDRGI; from the coding sequence ATGAACCACGTCACCGGATTCGTGACCCCGTATGTGAAGAAGTACTGGAAACTGATGTCGTCGTCCGTCCTGCTGGCTTTCCTGTCCCTGCTGTCCGCTTCGCTCTTGATTTTCGTGTCAGGCTATCTCATTTCCCGGTCATCCGAACGGCCGGAGACGATACTGCTTGTCTATGTGCCGATCGTGCTGGTCCGGGCGTTCGGACTGTCCCGGGCCGTCTTCAGTTATGCGGAGCGCATGACCGGCCACAATGCGGTGCTGAAAGTGCTGTCCGACATGCGGATCCGCTTGTACCGGGCACTCGAGCCGCAAGCGCTGTTCATCCGCTCGCGCTTCAAGCGCGGCGATCTGCTCGGTACGCTTGCGGATGATATCGAGCACTTGCAGGACGTCTACATCCGGACGATCTTTCCGGTCGTCAGCGGACTGGTCCTGTTCCTGTTCGCAACGGTCTCGCTGTCCGTCTTCGACTGGAAGTTCGGCCTGTTCATCGGCCTGTGCCTCAGCGTGTTCGTCTTCGTCTATCCGCTGTACTCGCTGCGTATCCGCAAGCGGCACATGCAGCGGTCGAAACAGCAGCATACGCGGCTGTACCATACACTCGGTGATGCGGTGTACGGCATCCGGGACTGGCTGATCAGCAGCCGTTCCGCCGACTTCCTTGAGAAGTTCGGGGCTGAACGGGATGCGAGCTACTCTACGGATCTGGACATCACGCGCAAAGACCAGGCAAGGACGCTGCAGCTCCAGCTGTTTTCCGGTATCATCACCGTGGTTGTCGGTATCTGGGCGGGGATCCAGGCGGCGGACGGTGTGATCACACCTGTCTATATCGCTGCATTCACACTGGTGACACTGCCGATCATCGAGGCGCTTATTCCGATTTCGAATGCCATGGAGCGGATTCCGGCTTATGAAGAGGCGTTCACCCGTCTCCGTTTCACGGAAGAGACCGCAAGTCAGATACGGGAGACCGAAGACCCGCTGCCGGTGCCTGCTGGGCCGGTCGGCATTTCGATCAGCGGGGCATCCTATTCCTATCAGGAAGGTGCCAGGAAAGCGCTCAGCGATATGACACTCTCGATCGGTCAAGGGGAACGGATCGCTGTACTCGGGAAGAGCGGTGCAGGGAAATCGACGTTTCTCAATCTGCTGCTCGGTGCCTTGGAGCCTGATGCCGGGACGATTGCAATCGCTGGACAGCCGCCATCATCCTACGGCGATCATATCCACCAGCTCGTCAGCGTCCTGAACCAGAAACCATACTTGTTCGGCACGACGATCGAAAACAATCTGCGTCTCGGTAAACCGGATGCGTCCGCTGAGGAACTCGACGCGGCCATCCGCCAGGTCGGTCTCGAGGAATACATCCGCCGTCTGCCGGACGGTCTGCAGACACAGACTGAGGAAGCGGGCCGCCGCTTCTCGGGAGGGGAACGCCAGCGTCTCGCGCTCGCCCGCATTCTGCTGAATGATACGCCGGTCGTCATCGTGGACGAACCATCCGTCGGCCTCGATCCCGAGACAGAGCGTAATCTGATCCGCACGATGCTGGACAGCCTGAAAGGAAAAACGGTCATCTGGATCACCCACCATCTGATGGGGATGGAACTGATGGACCGCATCATTTTCCTGGAAGACGGGCGGATCGCACAGGAAGGCACACACGAGGAGCTGCTTAGGAAATCCGGGCGGTACCACCGGCTCGTTGAACTGGACAGAGGTATATGA
- the cydB gene encoding cytochrome d ubiquinol oxidase subunit II, with protein MALSDLWFVLIAVLFIGFMILEGFDFGVGMGTKFLAKTEREKQLLIHTIGPVWDANEVWLITAGGAMFAAFPHWYATVFSGYYMPFVLLLIVLIARGVAFEFREKVDSPKWIAVWDWSIFAGSIVPPFLLGVLFSSMLKGMPVDGDMNLHAGFADFVNIYTVAGGVAFVLLSYLHGLLFLTLKTEGPMRKRAKEAALRIYWAAGIVLAVFIGLTAVYTDAFASRQAILIPLFAVVLILYALLHRLIKKGREGFSFTVTAVTLAAVTASFFIGLFPNVLVSTIDSAFNMTIKASASGEYSLKLMTFVALTMVPIVIGYTIWSYYVFRKRLTEDSEHLEY; from the coding sequence ATGGCACTAAGTGATTTGTGGTTCGTATTGATCGCGGTCCTGTTCATCGGATTCATGATCTTGGAAGGGTTCGACTTCGGAGTTGGCATGGGAACGAAATTCCTGGCCAAGACAGAACGTGAAAAACAATTGCTCATCCATACGATCGGACCTGTATGGGATGCGAACGAAGTGTGGCTCATCACAGCGGGCGGTGCGATGTTCGCCGCGTTCCCGCACTGGTATGCGACTGTTTTCAGCGGGTATTACATGCCATTCGTCCTGCTGCTGATCGTCCTTATCGCACGCGGTGTCGCGTTCGAGTTCCGTGAGAAAGTGGATTCCCCGAAATGGATCGCCGTCTGGGACTGGTCGATCTTTGCGGGGAGCATCGTGCCGCCGTTCCTCCTCGGTGTGCTGTTCTCCAGCATGCTGAAAGGGATGCCGGTCGATGGGGACATGAACCTGCATGCTGGGTTCGCTGATTTTGTCAACATCTATACCGTTGCAGGCGGAGTGGCTTTCGTCCTGTTGTCCTACCTGCACGGCCTGCTGTTCCTCACGTTGAAGACGGAGGGACCGATGCGGAAACGGGCGAAGGAAGCAGCGCTCAGGATCTATTGGGCTGCCGGCATTGTCCTTGCGGTATTCATCGGTCTGACAGCCGTCTATACGGACGCTTTTGCAAGCCGTCAGGCCATTCTCATCCCGCTGTTCGCAGTTGTGCTCATCCTGTATGCCCTGCTGCATCGTCTTATCAAAAAAGGCCGGGAAGGGTTCAGCTTCACCGTAACTGCGGTCACGCTGGCTGCTGTGACGGCTTCCTTCTTCATCGGCCTGTTCCCGAACGTCCTCGTGAGCACGATCGACTCGGCGTTCAATATGACCATCAAAGCGTCTGCTTCGGGTGAGTATTCCCTGAAATTGATGACGTTCGTCGCGCTGACGATGGTGCCGATCGTCATCGGCTATACAATCTGGAGTTATTACGTCTTCCGTAAGCGTCTGACAGAAGACTCGGAGCATCTGGAGTACTGA
- a CDS encoding DedA family protein, protein MSLLQDYIIQYGYFIVFVFLSLGIFGLPMPDEVVIIFTGYLSSSGLLSLASALLIAIVGVFIGTLVTYTIGKKIGRPIIERFGKWIGLSEKRVGRVERWFSRYGSWTVTLGFFVPGMRHFVCCFSGISGMNVQRYMLFSSLGTVVSGILCVSLGYLFGWPF, encoded by the coding sequence ATGAGTTTGCTGCAAGACTATATTATCCAATACGGTTATTTCATTGTATTCGTGTTCCTGTCACTTGGTATCTTCGGTCTGCCGATGCCGGATGAAGTCGTCATCATCTTTACTGGCTACCTTTCTTCTTCCGGTCTGCTGAGCCTTGCAAGCGCCCTGCTGATTGCGATTGTCGGGGTGTTCATCGGCACGCTCGTCACGTATACGATCGGCAAGAAAATCGGACGGCCGATCATCGAACGGTTCGGGAAATGGATCGGATTATCCGAAAAGCGTGTCGGCCGGGTGGAACGCTGGTTCAGCCGGTACGGTTCCTGGACGGTTACACTCGGCTTCTTCGTCCCCGGCATGCGGCACTTCGTCTGCTGCTTCTCCGGCATCAGCGGCATGAACGTCCAGCGGTACATGCTGTTCTCTTCGCTTGGCACTGTCGTCTCCGGAATTCTCTGTGTTTCACTCGGCTACCTCTTCGGCTGGCCGTTCTGA